A window of Candidatus Saccharibacteria bacterium contains these coding sequences:
- a CDS encoding FAD-dependent oxidoreductase yields the protein MNDDTIHDVIMIGAGPSALAAAIYTTREDIETVLYEKGAIGGLAAITDRVDNYPGFADGIGGLELAEQLEKQALRFGAKIELGEVSSIQDRGDYKVLDTTDGELKARAVLIATGSDYRKIGVPGELEYYGRGVHYCATCDGAFYRDRRLVVIGGGNSAVQEAIFLTRFTSHLDLLVRSKIRASEVLQKELQHMVDEGKITVHLGVTIDEIVAEDNKVTAVRAKSGDTAVTYETDGVFIFIGLDPNTGFLKGSGVELDEIGLIKTDDNLHTSVPGIFASGDVRSGATMQIASAVGEGATAALKIREFLEAPRA from the coding sequence ATGAACGACGACACTATCCACGATGTCATCATGATCGGTGCCGGCCCGAGTGCTTTGGCGGCGGCCATCTACACTACCCGTGAAGACATCGAAACCGTCCTGTATGAAAAGGGTGCTATCGGCGGCTTGGCGGCTATCACCGACCGCGTCGATAACTATCCTGGCTTTGCTGATGGTATCGGCGGGCTGGAGCTGGCTGAGCAGCTCGAGAAGCAGGCGCTGCGCTTTGGTGCCAAGATCGAGCTGGGCGAGGTCAGCAGCATCCAGGACCGCGGCGACTACAAGGTGCTGGATACGACTGACGGCGAACTGAAGGCCCGGGCAGTGCTGATTGCTACCGGTAGCGACTACCGCAAGATCGGCGTGCCGGGCGAGCTGGAGTACTATGGCCGCGGCGTCCACTACTGCGCCACCTGCGACGGGGCGTTTTACCGGGACCGGCGGCTGGTGGTCATCGGCGGGGGCAACTCGGCGGTACAGGAAGCTATCTTTTTGACCCGCTTCACCTCGCACCTCGACCTGCTGGTGCGCTCCAAGATCCGCGCCAGCGAGGTGCTGCAAAAAGAGCTGCAGCACATGGTGGACGAAGGCAAGATCACCGTGCACCTGGGTGTGACCATCGATGAGATCGTTGCCGAAGACAACAAGGTGACGGCCGTCCGCGCCAAGTCTGGCGACACTGCCGTGACGTATGAGACCGATGGCGTCTTCATCTTCATTGGCCTGGATCCTAATACCGGCTTTTTGAAAGGCTCTGGCGTGGAGCTGGACGAAATCGGCCTCATCAAGACTGACGACAATCTGCACACTTCTGTCCCCGGCATCTTTGCGAGCGGCGATGTGCGCAGTGGTGCCACTATGCAGATTGCCAGCGCTGTCGGCGAGGGTGCGACTGCCGCTCTGAAAATACGTGAATTTTTGGAGGCGCCCCGGGCGTAG
- a CDS encoding glycerophosphodiester phosphodiesterase, translating to MLVIGHRGARGLKPENTIASLRTGLDLGVDIIEFDVRLTKDKIPILSHDPLMLRIHHDPRFISMLTLSELQKRTGGGPSPIVTLEAALKECVGKVMINIEIKTAAAVPHALPLIEKYVKKKGDWEQFIFSSFSTRVLTRVRKAAPYAQLALLHRLNPLLFLQHYNKLNLVAVGFHRLHINSFVLALTKKLKLFTYVYTVNRPEAAIRLAERGVDAVVTDRPDLILDVLAE from the coding sequence ATGTTAGTTATCGGACACCGGGGCGCCCGGGGCCTCAAGCCCGAGAATACCATTGCCAGCCTGCGCACCGGGCTTGATTTGGGTGTCGACATCATTGAGTTCGACGTGCGCCTTACCAAGGACAAGATTCCCATCCTCAGCCATGACCCGCTCATGCTCCGCATCCATCACGATCCCCGCTTCATCAGCATGCTAACGCTCAGCGAGCTGCAGAAGCGCACCGGTGGAGGCCCCTCACCCATCGTCACGCTGGAGGCCGCCCTCAAGGAGTGTGTCGGCAAGGTCATGATCAATATCGAGATTAAGACGGCGGCGGCTGTGCCACACGCCCTGCCCCTGATAGAAAAGTACGTTAAGAAGAAGGGCGACTGGGAGCAGTTCATCTTTTCGTCGTTCTCCACCCGCGTACTGACGCGCGTCCGTAAGGCTGCGCCGTACGCGCAGTTGGCCCTGCTACACCGTCTCAACCCGCTCCTGTTCCTGCAGCACTACAACAAGCTCAACCTGGTGGCTGTCGGCTTTCATCGGCTACACATCAACAGCTTCGTGCTGGCGCTGACGAAGAAACTGAAGCTCTTCACCTATGTCTACACCGTCAACCGTCCCGAAGCGGCCATCAGACTCGCAGAACGCGGCGTCGATGCCGTCGTCACTGACCGCCCTGATCTCATTTTGGACGTACTGGCTGAGTAG
- a CDS encoding inorganic diphosphatase — translation MADFNKVLTPGDYQDGTVNTVVEIPEGSILKVEWDRKRAAFMLDRVEPAIFAKPCNYGFIPGTLDEDGDELDTLIVCPEPLPTGVWLEARIVGVLNFIDDGEADHKVVVVPADNRDDGNKIETLDDLGERWKQKVEHHFAHYKDLKKPGSTVVEGWGDAEAAKAIIRESIERAKTGLEV, via the coding sequence ATGGCCGATTTTAATAAAGTACTGACCCCTGGCGATTACCAGGACGGCACCGTCAACACCGTCGTTGAGATTCCTGAAGGTTCCATCCTGAAGGTTGAATGGGACCGTAAACGTGCCGCCTTCATGCTGGACCGCGTTGAGCCGGCAATATTCGCCAAGCCGTGTAACTACGGCTTCATCCCTGGCACCCTGGACGAAGACGGAGACGAGTTGGACACGCTGATTGTCTGCCCGGAACCGCTGCCGACCGGCGTCTGGCTGGAGGCTCGCATCGTCGGCGTACTGAACTTCATCGACGACGGCGAAGCTGACCACAAGGTAGTCGTCGTGCCAGCCGACAACCGCGATGATGGCAACAAGATCGAGACCTTGGACGACCTTGGTGAGCGCTGGAAGCAGAAGGTCGAGCACCACTTTGCCCACTACAAGGACCTCAAGAAGCCAGGCTCGACCGTCGTTGAAGGCTGGGGCGATGCCGAGGCTGCCAAGGCGATTATCCGCGAGTCTATTGAGCGGGCTAAAACTGGACTGGAAGTCTAG
- a CDS encoding NUDIX domain-containing protein, which translates to MERAKKDGEAESLILTGGRRHVVSCKALVRDQDDNIVVLRRSSTHPRSAHKPDVPGGIIDVGEQINQGLAREILEETGLLVDPSQLRLLYAFVDDSHEGVIIVRLLFTVTVEDVKPPVQLSSEHDKAEWLRFDAVREKLTNKTHVEALAYVAEHGLLDTSP; encoded by the coding sequence GTGGAGCGGGCCAAGAAGGACGGCGAGGCAGAGAGTCTTATCCTTACTGGCGGACGCCGCCATGTCGTTTCGTGCAAAGCACTGGTGCGTGACCAGGATGATAATATAGTCGTCCTGAGACGCAGCAGCACTCACCCACGGTCGGCCCATAAGCCTGATGTGCCAGGCGGTATCATCGATGTCGGGGAGCAGATCAACCAGGGGTTAGCACGTGAAATTTTGGAAGAGACCGGGCTGCTGGTTGATCCATCGCAGCTGCGCCTGTTGTATGCATTCGTCGATGACAGTCATGAGGGCGTCATTATCGTACGTCTGCTGTTTACCGTCACGGTCGAAGATGTGAAGCCGCCGGTACAGCTAAGCTCGGAGCATGATAAGGCAGAATGGCTCCGCTTTGATGCTGTACGGGAAAAGCTGACGAACAAAACCCATGTTGAAGCGCTTGCGTATGTGGCGGAGCATGGGCTGCTTGATACCTCGCCGTAA